CTCCCGCGCGCCGATGAAACAGGGTCGACTAGTCCCCCCTGCCGCACAGAACCCCCCCGGTCCCCAGTGGTTCGACGTGCTCGCCCAACACTGCCCCTCCCCCCGGGAGGCCCCCGCCCCCCGCACGCTTCCTCCCCTCGGGAGACCCCCCGCCCCCCGCGCCGCGCTGTTCCTCCCGCGGGAGGCCTCTGCCCCCGCGTACGGCATCCCGGCTACTTCAGCGCTACTTGAACGACCCGCGCCGGCGGCAGCGGACTCGCATGTCCTGCCGGCCTCCCGAGGTGCGCGGGAACCGTCGAAACCTCGGGTGCTCCCCGCACCCGAAGCCCCCTCTCGGGCTCCAAGAATTGATCACCCCCACGTCTGGCGCCGGAGACGCAGCCGCTGGCTGTCCATGGCGCCGGACCTATAGATCATCATTTGTCGCCTCGTGTCCCAGCATGGGAAGCACGGTCAATCTAGACCATCAGGGCCCGCCTGGAGAGAGGTGTGTGTGGAATTTGTGCTGAAGATTTGAAGTTGGCTCCACGGACCGGTGATGCCCGTGGGTGCGTTGGCGACGACTGCGTGCCTTGTGACCTGTGATGACGGGAGTTCTCCGGGCTCCCGGCACCGCAACCCCGCTGGGGCTGATCAGGAGCATGTTGGGTGGACGCACATGAAGTGATCCGTCCTCGGGCACAGTTGGGACACTGTGCCCGCCGCCGAGCCCAGTGTCATGCTGCTGACCATGCTGCCCCCTCCAGAGCCGTCCGGATCCGAGGTGCCCTCCGCGGCATGACCGACGCGACGGAGACGTCCAGGGAGCCGAAGAACTCCTCGAACTCGAGGCGCGCGTACGGGGTATGCCAGCAATCCAGCCAAACTGCCGCTCGACACGGTCATGTCCGCCACCGGGCGCTTCGACAGGCCGGGCACGGCCGACTGTCTGAGCGGCGCCGATCGGCCCTCATAGGACGACCCCCGTTGGAAAAGGGTGGCAGGGTGCTGCTCTGGCGCCGGCGGCGCAACCCGCCAAGCGGCGCTCCGACGGCGCCGAAGCCTGGATCGGCGTAGCAGCGGCGGCGCTGCTGCTGCTCATGGTGCCCGCGGTGGGCGTGGTGACGGTCGGCGCCGACGAGCGCGCCGCTCTCGACGAGGCGCAGGGCCTGCACCGCACTGCCGCGCGCCTCGTCGAGGACACACCCGCGACGCCGCCACGGTTCTCCGGGCCGGCAGACGACCGCGTGTGGACGACCGTGCGGTGGACGATGCCCGACGGCTCCCCCAAGACCGGTGAAGCCCCGGTGGCAGCGGGCAGCAAGGTGGGCTCGTCCACCACGGTGTGGCTCGACGCGACGGGCCGCCTTCGTCCCGCACCGCCCACCGTGCGTCGCAGGGCGCAGTGGGACCGGGCCTGGGCCGAGTTCAACGCCGGCCGGGGCAACCGGCACGCGTAGGCCGCCTCCCCCAGCGAGGCCCGAACACACCTCCTCAGCCGCGGATCGGCGCCCCCCGGAGGGGCAGGGGGCGGGCCAGGAAGCGAGGTGATTCAGCGACCCACACGGGTGAACGTCACATGCGTGACCCCGCTGGGCGAGGAAGCGGCCTCGACCGCGTAGTCCTTCTCGAGGCCCTCCAGCCCGTCCCAGAGGCGTACGCCTCGGCCGAGCAGGACCGGGACCACCACGATGTGCATGTGGTCGATGAGCCCGGCGGCAAAGAAGTCGCGGATCACGGTGGGCCCCCCGCCGATACGCACGTCCTGGCCGCCCGCGGCCTCGCGGGCCGTCTCGAGCGCCTCGGCGGGCGACGCGTCGAGGAAGTGGAACGTCGTGCCGCCCTCCATCTCGATCGACGGGCGCGGGTGATGGGTGAGGATGAAGGTCGGTGTGTGGAACGGCGGGTTGGGCCCCCACCACCCCTTCCACTCCGGGTCCTCGTGCCATCCGGGCGGCCCGAACTTCCCGGCGCCCATGATCTCCGCGCCGATCCCGGGTGTGAACTGCCGCGCGAAGACGTCGTCGAGGCCGCCGGTCCCGCCGGGCCGGCCGCTCATCTTGTGCCAGAACTGGGTGGTGAACATCCACTCGTGCAGCCTTTCGCCGGCGTGGCCGAACGGCGCCTCATGGCTCTGGCCCTCACCGGTGCCGAAGCCGTCGAGCGAAATGGAGAAGTTGTGGACGCGGGCGAGTGACATGGCTGGCGACTCCCTTGCTTCTGCTGGTTGAGCTACGTCGGATCAGCTCGTGCTGTGACGATGATGGCCGCCCCGACACGCATCGCCCACTAGGCCCACCGGGCATCCACACCACACAGCTCACCGACAACGCCCGCCGGAGCTACGCCGCCATACGGCGACCCGCCAGACGCACCCGCCACGACCGCGCTGATCGAGGTCCTGGCACCACGGCCCCGAGTAGTGCCAAAAGCGCGACCAGACCACCCACTGGAGACGGCCGCCGTTCAAGGGCCTCGCTACGACGGCGGCTTTCGCTCACCCGGCGCGGCCTGCAGGTCGGCCAGTAGCTCGGCCTGCCCGGCGAGCACCCCGGACAGGATGGTCCGTGCGACCCGTAGAAGCTCCGCGACCTGCGGACTGGTCAGCGAGTAGTACACGGTCGAACCCTCCTTACGGGTCTTGACCAGATTCGCCCGCCGCAGCACGGCCAGTTGCTGGGACAGATGAGCGGGCTCGATGCCCACCTCGGGCAGCATCTCGGCCACCGCGTGCTCGCGCTCGCTCAGCAGTTCCAGGACCCGGATACGGGCCGGATGGCCCAGCGTCTTGAAGAACTCGGCCTTCAGTTGGTACAGCGGCGTGCTCATCGTGCCGTCCCCTCCCCGAGACAACAGCACGTCCCCACCGGCCGGAGCTCAGCACATCGCGTCCACGCACACGTCAAGAACATGTGGCCCATCCTCGCCTGCGGCACCGGCCACGCCGCACCCGGATGCCCCGGCGGTCGGCACAGCAAGGTGTCTGATCAGACTTTCTTCACCACGCTGGACTTGAGCTGCATGGCGCCGAACCCGTCGACCCTGCAGTCGATGTCGTGGCCGTCCACGCCGTCGACCAGGCGGATGCCGCGTACCTTGGTGCCCGCCTTGATCCCGGTCGGGCTGCCCTTGACCTTCAGCGTCCTGACCACCGTCACGGTGTCACCGTCAGCGAGCACGTTGCCGACCGCGTCCTTGATCACCTTGCCCCCGGAGGCGCCGTCCGCGGACTCCTCGGACGCGGACCACTCGTGCCCGCACTCGGGGCAGACCAGGAGCGCACCCATTTCGTAGGTGTAGGCGCCGGAGCATTTCAGGGCAGGGGGGAAGGGCTTCACTCATGGCAGAGGTGTCTTTCAGTCAGTGAGCGGATGCGGGGGGTCAGGGGGTGGGCCAGCCGTCTGTGCGCCACGCCTGCCGTGCCTCCTCGGGAGGCGACATGCGCCGGGAGTGGGCCGTGCGGGCGGTGGCCAGGTCGCAGTGGACGGGGATGTCCGGGCAGTCGCCGGGCGGGACCACGGAGCCGTCGGAGGGGATGGCGGCCAGTTCCAGGCTCCGGCCCGCTCCGGCGAGGCGGCGTGCGGCCTCGGTGATGGCCAGCCGGCCTTCCGCGGACCAGCCGCGCAGCTTCGTCAGGTCGAGGATGACCGGTCCGGTGCCGCCGCTTTGCCGGGTGAGGGGACAGTTCGGCGGCGTGCCGAACACTGTTGGTCACCAACTCGCTCAGGATCAGCGGCGCCGCGTCCGCGACGGACCGGTGCAGACCTGTCCCCCACTCGACGAGCGCCTGTTCGGCGGCGGGGGCCGTACTCATCGGACCGCCTCCTCGCTCGAGGTTCGGGGCTTCCGGACGGGAACGGTGGTCCAGACTCCGGCCGCCTCCAGGTGGTCGCGAGCGGCCCGGATCGCCTCCGGGGTGGTGGTGTACTCCCGGCCGTCGTGCAGCAGCAGTTCCAGCGCACCGACGGAGTCGAGGACCTGGCGCTGGCTGGAGCGGATACCGGAGGCCAGGACGAGGATGCCGCGCCTCCGCAGCTTCTCGACGGCGTCCTTGAGGACGAGGGCGCCGGTGGCGTCCATGGTCGACACCCGCGACATGCGCAGGATGACGACCCGTACGTCGGCCACCTCGGTCAGCTCCAGCAGAAAGCGGTGCGCGGCGGCGAAGAACAGCGGCCCGTCGATGCGGTAGGCGACGATGTGCTCGGCGAGCAGGGCGTGTTCCTCGGCGCTGTGGTCGCCGCGATCGAGCGGGACCTGGTCGAAGCGGGCCTGCTTGGCCACGGCGCGCAGGGCGAGGGCACCCGCGACGATCAGGCCGATGATCACCGCGTACACGAGGTCCAAGGCCAGGGTCGCGACCGCGGTGAGGACGAGGATCAGCGCATCCGAGCGGGTGGCCTTGGCCATCGCCCTGAGCGAGCCGACCTCGACCATGCGGACCGCGGTGGCCAGCAGCACGCCGGCGAGGGCGGCGAGCGGGATCTTGGAGACCATGGGCGCCGCGGCGAAGACGATCACGGCGAGGATCGCGGCATGAGTCAGGGCGGCCAGCCGGGAGCCGGCGCCCGTACGGACGTTGACCGCGGTCCGGGCGATCGCACCGGTCGCGGGCACCCCGCCGAACAGCGGGGCCGCGATATTGGCCAGCCCCTGACCGAACAGCTCGCGATCAGGGTCGTGCTTCTGCCCCACGGTCATGCCGTCCGCCACCGAGGCGGACAGCAGGGACTCCAGGGCCGCGAGCGCTGCCACGGCCACGGCCGGGGCGAGCAGGGTGCCGAGCGCACCGATGTCAAGGAAGCCGAGCGTGGGCGCGGGCAGCCCGGACGGAAGGTCACCGATCGGCTGCGCCGCGTCCAGGCCCGCTACCTGGGCCACGACCGTGGCCGCGACGACCGCGAGGATGGAGAACGGGAGGGCCGGCCGCCAGCGGGCGCCCACCAGCATGACCGCGGCCACCGCGACCGCGAAACCGACCGCCGTCCAGTTCGGGTCCTTGGCGAATTCCTCGACGGCCCGCCAGGTCACCACCAGCACGCGGTCGCCCTCGGGCCTGGGCACGCCGAGCGCGTTCGGGACCTGCTGCAGTCCGATCACGCAGGCGATGCCCAGCGTGAAGCCCTCCACCACGGGCGCGGGCACGTACTGCATGTACTTGCCGGCGCGCAGGGCGGCCAGCGCCACGAGCATGACGCCGGCCATCAGGCCGACGGTCAGCACGCCGGTCGGACCGTACTCGCCGACGATCGGAACCAGCACCACGGTCATGGCCCCGGTGGGCCCGGACACCTGGAGATTGGACCCGCCGAACAGCGCGGCCAGGGCGCCCGCGACGACGGCGGTCGCCAGGCCGGCCTCGGCACCCAGACCGGAAGAGACGCCGAAGCCGAGCGCGAGCGGCAGCGCCACGATCGCCACGGTCAGGCCCGCGAGCAGATCCCGGCGCGGGTCGCGGCGCATGTCCGTCAGGTCGGCGCGCGTGGGCAGGAGTGCGGTGAGTCGGGCCGTTGTGCGGCCGATCGACGAGGTCATCGCGGGGCGACCTCGGTTTCCCGCAGCTCGGCCAGCAACGCGCCCCGCCCGGCGAGCACCTCGGTGAGGATCCGGCGCGCGGCCCTCATCAGGTCCGCGACGTCCCCGCCGGCCAGCTCGTAGACGACGGTCGAGCCCTCCCGGGCCGCGGTGACGATCCCGGAGCGGCGCAGTACCGCCAGCTGCTGCGACAGGGCGGACGGCTCCACCTCTATCGCGGCAAGCAGGTCCCGCACGGGCATCGGACCGTCCTGCAGCAGCTCCAGCACGCGTATGCGTACGGGATGCCCGAGAATTCGGAAGAACTCGGCCTTGGCCTGGTACAGCGGAACGGACACGACCCCTCGGCTTCTCCTACGGCATCCCCGTCGGCACCCCGCCTCGGGGCGGACACAAAGGGCTGTGCCTGCGGCTACCGGATATCAGACACAGCAATATAGCATCTGATCAATTGCGAAATTTCGCAATTCCGCAGGAGGGGCCGACGGACCCCGGCGGAAGCCGGGCGTCCTCGCGGGTACGGAAGCGGCCGGTCGATGACCACGTCCACGCCGTGCTCGCCCAGGCCAGGGCGGCCGGGTCGCGCTCGGCGGACACGGCGATGCGGTGCCCGTCGACAGTGATCGAGTCGCTGTTGGCTCAGCGCACCCGGTGGCCCGCCCGGTACACCGCGCGGATGTCGGTGACCGCCGAGATGTCGTCGAGGGGGGAGCTGCCGAGCACCAGGAGGTCGGCGTCCGCGCTGGGAAGCAGTACGCCCTTGCGTCCGGCCCGGCCCACCGCTTTGGCGGCCTCGGTGGTCGCGCAGCGCAGTACGTCACTGTTCGGCATTCCCCACTCGGCGAGCTGCATCAGCCCGTACGGGTAGACGCCGTGCGGTTTGCCGGGACTGATGCCCGAGTCGGTTCCGGGAACGACCCGGGCACCCGAGGCGATGACCTTGGCCACGGCGTCCGCCAGGGCGGCGAAGCGAGCGACGACGGCCGGAGCGCTCGGTGTCGTACCGGGCATCATGCCCACCGTGGCGCTGACGAACGTTCCTCGCCGTACGACCTCGTCCACCAGATCCTGGCGCAGGTCGACGCCGTCGGGGGTGAGGAAGGAGAAGTGCTCGATGGTGTCGAATCCGGCGTCGACCACGTCCGCGATCGCCGGGACGGCGTGGACGTGGGCGGCCGCGGTGAGCCCGAGCCGGTGTGCCTCGTCGGTGATCAGCCGCAGGTCGGACCGGTCGTACTGCTGGTACATGGAGTCGGAGCCGGGCGTCATCATGCCGCCGCTGACCATCACCTTCACCACGTCGCAACCGCGCGCGGCGCGTTCGCGCACCGCCGCCCGCAGCGCGTCGGCACCCTCGGCCTCGCCGCCGAGGAAGTGGCAGTGGCCGCCGTGGGTCGTGATGGGCGGACCCGCGGCGACGATGTCAGGGCGTTCGGTGGGCGGCACCTGCTCCCGCAGCGCGAGGGCGAGGTAGTCGCGGTCGCCGAGGTCCCGGACCGTCGTGACACCGGTCGCCAGCGTGGTCGCCGCCGAGGCGCGTGCGGTCTCCAGTACGGCCTCGTGGTCGTCGGACGCCACATGCGCCACGGCGTCCTTGGTACCGTCCCAGCACAGGTGCACGTGCGCGTCGATCAGCCCGGGAAGCAGCCACCCGTCCGGCCCGAAGTCCGTCACCGCCGCGTGCTCCGGCGGTGCCGCTCCCGTGAAGTCCACGTCACGGATCACGCCGTCCTCGACGAGCACCATGCCCGATCGCCTGACGTCCACGCCGTCGAAGACGTGCCCTGCCCGGAGCGCCAGCAGCTCGCTGCGCATAACAGTCATCTCCAAGAAACCGCAAAGTGGGGGGAGCGGCCAAGCTCAGTTGTTGCCGGGCCGACGGCAGGCAGAAGCGCCGTACTGGTCGGTGTGACAACACCTACGACTCGTCGTAGGTCGACGCTTTGCCCGAGATCCCAACTCTCGCCCCTGACCAGGCGTTTGGGGAATGAGAGATCACCAATGGCCGGCATAGACGAGATCTATACCGATGGAATCAGCTGGAATCAGCCCGATCAGGAACCTCCCCCGGGAACAGCCGTCCCCAACCGGGACTTACCGATGTGGGAGTTCCATTCCAGCAGCCGGGCCAGTTCCTCGTCCCCGGGCCGCGCCGCAGGCGCTCCACCGGTGCGGGACGGTGTGTGGACGCCGCGGGACATGTTTCCGCTGACGGTGGTGTTGTGTTCCACGCGCGGGCGGCGGAGCGTCTCGTAGACGGACAGCGCGGTCTCGGTGGCGGGTGTGTCGCGCAGTGCTTTGGCGAGGATGACGGCATCCTCCATCGCCATCGAGGCTCCTTGCCCGGTCGCCGGAGAGGCCGCGTGGGCGGCGTCGCCGACGAGCAGCATCCGTCCCGAACGCCAGGGTGCTCCGGTCGGTATCTCGGTGGCGTTGGTGACCAGGATGTCGTCGGGGGTGGCCGCGACGATGTCGGCGGCCGCGGTGGCATCGTCGCGCAGCAGCGGCAGCAGCAGGTCGCGCCACTGGCCAGGCGTGCCGTGTGCGATCTCAGCGGCGGCCAGGCGTTCTCCGGCCACGCGCGCGTACCAGTACGTCTGCCCGCCGGGCGACACCGCGTAGCCGAAGGCGGCAGCGCTGCCGCGCACCACGGTGAGGCGCTCGTCGTCAGCCTCCTCGGCCGGAGAGACGTGGGTGGTGTAGCCGTAGAACACGTACTCGCCCGCGTAGCACGGTTGTGTGGCCGGGGCGATCGTCCGGCGGACGGTGGAGTTCAGGCCGTCGGCGCCGATGAGCAGGTCGCCGGTCGCGGTGCTGCCGTCGGTGAAGTGTGCGGTGACGCGGTCGGGGCCGTCCTGGACGGCCGCCAGCGAGGCGCCGTGCCGGATGCTGATGCCCCGGTGGGCGGCCTCGGTCTGCAGGGCGGCGTTTAGTTCACCGCGACGCAGGCACCGGTACCGCAGGACGGGGTTGTCGGCCTCGCCGAGCGGCCTCTGCGCGACTTCGGTGCCCGTGCCGTCCAGTACGCGCATCGAGGTCAGCGGGAAACCGGCCACGGTGACGGGGGCCAAGGCGTCGATCTGGGCGAGGGCGCGCATGCCGCTGCTCCCCAGCATGAGGAAGGCGCCCAAGTCCTCGGCCGAGCCGGGGTGCGCCTCGTACACGCAGACGTCGAAGCCCGCCTTGTGCAGGGCGAGGGCCGTCGTCGTACCGGCGATCCCGCCGCCGATGACAAGTACTCGGGTCACGATGTGTCCGGCCCCTCCATGTATGGCTTGCGCGAGCTGCGCATGTGTTCCGGGGAACGTGCGGGCATGCCGCCGGGGTTCCCGTTCGCGTGGTGTGCCCGATCCGGGACAGGCGGCCCAACTGCGGCCTTTCGGCGGTCTGTTCGCGACGGGCATCGCCTCGGGACTTCCCCGAACACCAAGTCGGCGTAGAGGTGGCGCCGGGTTCGGTCCCCGACCGCGCGGGAGCTGTGTCATGCGTCTGATGCATCACACGCCCGAACTTCTGGAGAAGTCCCTGGTCTTTACGCCCCTCGAGACGGATCCGCATGCTGGCTGACATCACTCCGTCACGTCGGTCGGGGCACTCATCGACCCACGTCGCTCTCCGGGAGAAGCACCATGACAATGTCGTCCAGCGCCG
The nucleotide sequence above comes from Streptomyces sp. NL15-2K. Encoded proteins:
- a CDS encoding dihydrofolate reductase family protein, producing MSLARVHNFSISLDGFGTGEGQSHEAPFGHAGERLHEWMFTTQFWHKMSGRPGGTGGLDDVFARQFTPGIGAEIMGAGKFGPPGWHEDPEWKGWWGPNPPFHTPTFILTHHPRPSIEMEGGTTFHFLDASPAEALETAREAAGGQDVRIGGGPTVIRDFFAAGLIDHMHIVVVPVLLGRGVRLWDGLEGLEKDYAVEAASSPSGVTHVTFTRVGR
- a CDS encoding metalloregulator ArsR/SmtB family transcription factor, which gives rise to MSTPLYQLKAEFFKTLGHPARIRVLELLSEREHAVAEMLPEVGIEPAHLSQQLAVLRRANLVKTRKEGSTVYYSLTSPQVAELLRVARTILSGVLAGQAELLADLQAAPGERKPPS
- a CDS encoding SulP family inorganic anion transporter codes for the protein MTSSIGRTTARLTALLPTRADLTDMRRDPRRDLLAGLTVAIVALPLALGFGVSSGLGAEAGLATAVVAGALAALFGGSNLQVSGPTGAMTVVLVPIVGEYGPTGVLTVGLMAGVMLVALAALRAGKYMQYVPAPVVEGFTLGIACVIGLQQVPNALGVPRPEGDRVLVVTWRAVEEFAKDPNWTAVGFAVAVAAVMLVGARWRPALPFSILAVVAATVVAQVAGLDAAQPIGDLPSGLPAPTLGFLDIGALGTLLAPAVAVAALAALESLLSASVADGMTVGQKHDPDRELFGQGLANIAAPLFGGVPATGAIARTAVNVRTGAGSRLAALTHAAILAVIVFAAAPMVSKIPLAALAGVLLATAVRMVEVGSLRAMAKATRSDALILVLTAVATLALDLVYAVIIGLIVAGALALRAVAKQARFDQVPLDRGDHSAEEHALLAEHIVAYRIDGPLFFAAAHRFLLELTEVADVRVVILRMSRVSTMDATGALVLKDAVEKLRRRGILVLASGIRSSQRQVLDSVGALELLLHDGREYTTTPEAIRAARDHLEAAGVWTTVPVRKPRTSSEEAVR
- a CDS encoding metalloregulator ArsR/SmtB family transcription factor — its product is MSVPLYQAKAEFFRILGHPVRIRVLELLQDGPMPVRDLLAAIEVEPSALSQQLAVLRRSGIVTAAREGSTVVYELAGGDVADLMRAARRILTEVLAGRGALLAELRETEVAPR
- a CDS encoding amidohydrolase family protein — protein: MRSELLALRAGHVFDGVDVRRSGMVLVEDGVIRDVDFTGAAPPEHAAVTDFGPDGWLLPGLIDAHVHLCWDGTKDAVAHVASDDHEAVLETARASAATTLATGVTTVRDLGDRDYLALALREQVPPTERPDIVAAGPPITTHGGHCHFLGGEAEGADALRAAVRERAARGCDVVKVMVSGGMMTPGSDSMYQQYDRSDLRLITDEAHRLGLTAAAHVHAVPAIADVVDAGFDTIEHFSFLTPDGVDLRQDLVDEVVRRGTFVSATVGMMPGTTPSAPAVVARFAALADAVAKVIASGARVVPGTDSGISPGKPHGVYPYGLMQLAEWGMPNSDVLRCATTEAAKAVGRAGRKGVLLPSADADLLVLGSSPLDDISAVTDIRAVYRAGHRVR
- a CDS encoding NAD(P)/FAD-dependent oxidoreductase, whose protein sequence is MTRVLVIGGGIAGTTTALALHKAGFDVCVYEAHPGSAEDLGAFLMLGSSGMRALAQIDALAPVTVAGFPLTSMRVLDGTGTEVAQRPLGEADNPVLRYRCLRRGELNAALQTEAAHRGISIRHGASLAAVQDGPDRVTAHFTDGSTATGDLLIGADGLNSTVRRTIAPATQPCYAGEYVFYGYTTHVSPAEEADDERLTVVRGSAAAFGYAVSPGGQTYWYARVAGERLAAAEIAHGTPGQWRDLLLPLLRDDATAAADIVAATPDDILVTNATEIPTGAPWRSGRMLLVGDAAHAASPATGQGASMAMEDAVILAKALRDTPATETALSVYETLRRPRVEHNTTVSGNMSRGVHTPSRTGGAPAARPGDEELARLLEWNSHIGKSRLGTAVPGGGS